The Candidatus Cloacimonadota bacterium DNA window AAATAAAGTTTATCTTTTTGGTTCGATCCATGCAGTTAAGCAGGACATTTATCCATTACCAAACACTATAATGAATACATTCGAGAATTGTGATGCTCTGGTTGTCGAAGCAGACTTGACCAAAATAAATCAAAATAAGATAATGGAATTAACTCAAAAAAATGGGATTTATCCTGTTGGTGATTCTATATCTAATCACATCTCACCCGAAAATAATAAAATACTGGAAAAGAAATTAAAAAACCTGGAACTCGATATCGAATTATTCAAGACTTCCAAACCCTGGTTTCTGGCAACAGTGATCGCTTCAGCGGAACTTCTTAAAATCGGGTATGATCCCCAAAATGGGATAGATATGTTTTTCCTCGATTATGCTGATAAATTGAAAAAAACAATCATTGAACTGGAAAGTGCTGAATATCAGATAGAACTGCTTTCCGGTTTCTCTCCTGAAATCCAGGAAATGTTTTTAATGGATACGATCGAAAGTTATTCTGATTTTGAGACAACTCTCGATACTCTGGTTACAACCTGGCAAAATGGAGATGAGAAGGGATTGGAAAAAATAATCATCCGGGAGATGAACAAAAATCCTGATCTCAAACCTCTCTATGACAAATTATTCCGGGAAAGAAATATCGAAATGTCTTTGAAGATAGAGGAATTTCTGACAACAGATAAAAAATTCTTCATTGTTGTTGGTTCCGGACATCTAATTGGAGAAGATGGAATAATTGAGATATTAAAGGAAAAAGGATACACAATTAGGCAGTTATAATAGAAAAAGTCATCATTATATTAATGATAATATAAACAAAATCGGAATTATCATTTTCATAATTAATTTCTGTTCGATCTTTTCTATGTTTTCCATAATGTGTTGAAGTGCAGGGAGTTACAATTTCTTCATTTGATTGGCATAGTAATTGCAAATCTTGGAATTGAAAATCAAAGGAGGAAATCATGAAAACATTAAAATTTGTTTTAATAATTTTTATTGTTCTCTGCAGCTTTAGTTTAACAGGTTCAAATTTGAACAATTATCGTCAAACATCATTCAGGAATATAAAAAACACTAACAATGATATTCTCAATAAAAGATCATTATCAGCAAATTATATCAATACAAAAACGGAAAGATTCAAACAAACCGTCGATATTCTTGATGAAACC harbors:
- a CDS encoding TraB/GumN family protein; translated protein: NKVYLFGSIHAVKQDIYPLPNTIMNTFENCDALVVEADLTKINQNKIMELTQKNGIYPVGDSISNHISPENNKILEKKLKNLELDIELFKTSKPWFLATVIASAELLKIGYDPQNGIDMFFLDYADKLKKTIIELESAEYQIELLSGFSPEIQEMFLMDTIESYSDFETTLDTLVTTWQNGDEKGLEKIIIREMNKNPDLKPLYDKLFRERNIEMSLKIEEFLTTDKKFFIVVGSGHLIGEDGIIEILKEKGYTIRQL